A genomic window from Lotus japonicus ecotype B-129 chromosome 1, LjGifu_v1.2 includes:
- the LOC130731733 gene encoding protein DOWNSTREAM OF FLC-like — MVMRILTFLVVLCVVPAMVAAIRPNKNPFCVKGRVYCDPCRAGFETPATAYIAGAEVLLQCKDNLTSDIVYSKKARTDSSGAYKIFVDEKLTDHICDARLLSSPLHDCKEATPGRHQFHVILNRFNGITTGDRFVNNMGFMKEEVASGCPENISKFQEFNRESMSVNLARSVSDF, encoded by the exons ATGGTCATGAGAATATTAACATTTCTGGTAGTTTTGTGTGTTGTTCCGGCGATGGTTGCAGCCATTCGCCCGAACAAGAACCCTTTTTGCGTCAAGGGTCGTGTTTACTGTGACCCTTGTCGTGCCGGTTTTGAGACTCCGGCTACCGCCTACATTGCCG GTGCGGAGGTTCTTTTGCAATGCAAGGACAATCTCACCAGTGACATTGTGTACAGCAAGAAAGCAAGGACTGACTCATCAGGAGCATACAAGATCTTCGTTGATGAGAAACTGACAGATCATATTTGTGATGCCAGACTGTTGAGCAGTCCTTTACATGACTGCAAAGAAGCCACCCCTGGCCGCCACCAATTCCATGTCATTCTCAACCGCTTTAACGGCATCACCACCGGTGATAGGTTTGTTAACAATATGGGTTTCATGAAGGAGGAGGTTGCATCTGGTTGCCCTGAGAATATCAGCAAGTTCCAAGAGTTCAATAGAGAATCCATGTCAGTAAATCTTGCCAGATCAGTTTCTGATTTTTAA
- the LOC130731734 gene encoding uncharacterized protein LOC130731734, translating to MGKEVFKLGYKAFKALWYRHPGAIGPSGNRRIITDKDVHQFCSDVKGYNLVHLFVEHDNEISLDVVDSDDDVAIVDRLDVICGKLIQGEKDVEKDKVIQEEVVSVVLECEKDKVVEEEPDKERVVEEEVGKDKLVVEEAEKEKLVEEEAENVVAEQVEKEKVVAEQVEKDNQVVGEEGDDESYHPNSDDSDDSSVVSLDDSDYEENWDWTTVLPHESLVDIPHDAPPPDLYELSLPVDINDPRATYSDFEDEDGDSVDLESPSEGEGEGRARRYPRFRPAEDGDSVNFVLGQIFDSKDIFIHAVKEFALQHKKDMKIVKNDKKRVVVNCVKGCPFNLRISKTNSRYYFLLVTYEATHNCCR from the coding sequence ATGGGTAAGGAGGTATTTAAATTAGGGTATAAGGCTTTTAAAGCTTTATGGTACAGGCACCCTGGGGCAATAGGTCCAAGTGGGAATAGGCGTATAATCACTGATAAGGATGTGCACCAGTTCTGCTCTGATGTTAAGGGGTATAATCTAGTCCATTTATTTGTTGAACATGACAATGAGATATCATTAGATGTTGTTGACTCAGATGATGATGTTGCAATAGTTGATAGGTTGGATGTGATTTGTGGGAAGTTGATTCAGGGAGAAAAGGATGTGGAAAAGGATAAGGTGATTCAAGAGGAGGTTGTTTCTGTGGTACTAGAGTGTGAGAAGGATAAAGTGGTTGAAGAAGAACCTGATAAGGAGAGGGTGGTGGAAGAAGAGGTTGGTAAGGACAAGTTAGTGGTAGAAGAGGCTGAGAAGGAAAAGTTAGTGGAAGAAGAGGCTGAGAATGTAGTGGCAGAACAGGttgagaaggagaaggtagTGGCAGAACAGGTTGAGAAGGATAACCAAGTGGTGGGAGAAGAGGGAGATGATGAGTCATATCACCCTAACAGTGATGACAGTGATGATTCCTCAGTGGTGTCACTAGATGATAGTGACTATGAGGAAAACTGGGACTGGACCACAGTCTTGCCTCATGAGTCTCTTGTTGATATACCTCATGATGCTCCACCACCTGATCTGTATGAACTTTCATTACCTGTAGACATTAATGATCCAAGAGCAACATACTCAgattttgaagatgaagatggggaTTCTGTTGATTTAGAGAGTCCatctgaaggagaaggagagggaAGGGCAAGGAGATACCCCAGGTTTAGACCTGCAGAAGATGGTGATAGTGTGAACTTTGTCCTTGGTCAGATATTTGACAGTAAGGATATTTTTATTCATGCTGTTAAGGAATTTGCTCTGCAACATAAGAAAGATATGAAAATAGTGAAGAATGACAAGAAGAGGGTGGTTGTTAATTGTGTCAAAGGCTGCCCATTTAATCTGAGAATCAGTAAGACAAATAGCAGGTACTACTTCCTGCTTGTCACATATGAGGCTACTCACAATTGCTGCAGGTAA
- the LOC130730850 gene encoding uncharacterized protein LOC130730850 produces MRAPPSEGWKEMGGGSQSSGSYSCSQRRKGGPICDCGFQAPLVTSWTGDNPGRKFYGCGLFKKHGKRVCRFFVWYDEYHGLVKCDRFDEEVAREKKIIGTLLRKIDDMKKKERLLEISLVTCIVLMILLVFAYVNK; encoded by the exons ATGCGAGCTCCTCCAAGCGAAGGGTGGAAGGAAATGGGAGGTGGGTCTCAAAGTTCTGGCTCGTATTCTTGTTCACAGAGGAGGAAGGGAGGTCCGATTTGCGATTGTGGCTTTCAGGCTCCACTCGTTACATCCTGGACTGGTGATAACCCTGGGCGAAAATTTTACGGATGTGGACTGTTCAAG AAACATGGCAAGAGAGTCTGCAGATTCTTTGTTTGGTATGATGAATATCATGGACTAGTAAAATGTGATAGGTTTGATGAAGAAGTTGCAAGGGAGAAGAAAATTATTGGTACACTGTTGAGGAAGATTGATgatatgaagaagaaggaaaggcTGTTGGAGATTTCTTTGGTGACTTGTATCGTTTTGATGATTCTGTTGGTGTTTGCTTATGTAAACAAATAG